CAGGTTACCGAGCACGGACAGGCCCGCGGTGTGCGCGTTGGCCGCGAAGATGTTGTCCCGACCGATGCCGGCGCTCTCATCGAGCACCTGCAGGGTGGCGACCTGAGAGAGCTCCTTCGGCAGCTCCAGCACGTTGGCGGCGCCGCCGGTCGGGAACTTGATCGGGTCGGGCAGCACGGTGTCCAGCAGGGTCTGCCCACCGACGCCGAGCTGGACCCGTATCGCGATCGCACCACCCTTGTACTTGGGCACGTCCGGGTCCTTCGAGGCTGCCGCCACCGGCGCCGCCGTGGCCACACCGGCCGCGAGCAGAACCGGGGCGGCGATCATCGCCGCGAGACGTCGCGGTGCTCGAAGACTCATCCGAAAACCTCATGGGTGGGTCGTGCGATCACGGATCGCGGGGGAAGCGGTGCCCGAACCTTATCCGCCGATTACCCCAATTGCGGCGTCGGCTGAGAACAACTCACGGTCGATGTTGAGTCATGTTCCCAACCAGACCGAAACCAGTGTGACTTGTGTGGCGCAAGGGATCTGACGGGACGTCAGGCCGCTCAACCTTCCAGATCGAGGAAGGCTTCCAGGCCCACGGTCAGCCCGGGCGCCCCCGCGGCCAGCCGGCGAATCCCGAGCAGCACCCCGGGCATGAACGAGGACCGGTGCAGGGAGTCGTGACGGATGCTCAACGTCTCCCCCTCGTCGCCGAACAGGACCTCCTGGTGGGCGACCAGACCCCGCAACCGCACCGCATGCACCGGCACCCCGTCGGCGTCCGCGCCGCGCGCGCCGGGCAGCCCGGTTCGGGTGGCATCCGGCATGGCCCCCAGGCCGGCTGCGCTCCGGCTCGCGGCGATGATTTCCGCGGTGCGCCGGGCGGTGCCACTGGGCGCGTCGACCTTGTTCGGGTGGTGAAGTTCGACGATCTCGACGGATTCGAAGAACCGCGCCGCCTGCGCCGCGAAACGCATCATCAACACCGCGCCGATGCCGAAATTCGGCGCGATCAGCGCGCCGACCTCAGGTTTTGCAGCCAGCCAGGTGCGCAGTTGGGCCAGCCGCTCCTCGTCGAAACCGGTGGTGCCGACCACCGCGGAGATGCCGTGGGAGATCAGGTACTCGAGGTTGCCCATAACGACGCCGGGGTGGGTGAAATCGACGGCCACCTGCGCGCCGTTCTCCGCCAACGTCTCGATCCGGTCGTCCTGGTCGACCCGGGCCACCAGTGTCATGTCCTCGGCGCCCTCGACCGCCCGGCAGGTCTCCTCGCCCATCCGCCCGGCCGAGCCCAACACGCCAACCTTGATCGTCACGGCTCCCATCCTGTCGAACCTCATCTGCGTCCGGCGGTTCGGGGCATCAGCGGCCCTTGATAGCCCGAAACCCCGGACGGAGTTGGCGGATTCAGGCGGCGGGGGCGGCGAAGTCGCGGTCGGGGCCGAACGGGCCCACCACGGCCAGCGTTTGCGGGGCGGCCAGGAGGTCCGCGGCCACTGCGCGCACGTCGTCCAGGCTGACCGCATCGATGCGCCGGAGCACCTCGTCGATGGACAGCAGTTCGCCGTAGGCCAGCTCGGATTTGCCCAGCCGCGTCATCCGCTGGCCGGTGTCCTCCAGGCCCAGCACGTAGCCGCCCTTGAGCGAGCCGATGCCGCGGCGCAACTCCTCCGCGGTGATGCCGTCCGCGGCTGCCCGTGCCAACTCGGTCCGGCACACATCGAGCACCTCGTCAACCTTCGCCGGCAGGCAACCCGCGTAGACGCCGAACATGCCGAGTTCGGCGTAGTGCGCGGCGAAGCTGTACACCGAATAGGCCAGACCGCGCTTCTCCCGCACCTCCTGGAACAGCCGCGAGCTCATTCCGCCGCCCAGTGCGCTGTTCAGCACGCCGAGCGCGAACCGGCGGTCGTCGGTGCGGGCCATGCCGGGCACGCCGAGCACCAGGTTGGCCTGCTCGGTGGGTCGCTCGATCACCCGCACCGCGGCGCGGCCGGGCAACCGCTGTGCACCGTGGCGCGGGGCGGCGGGCACGGTGTCGGCCGGGCCGAGCGCGTCCGCAGCGCGGAAGGCCGCGGAGACCGCGCGCACCACCGCACGGTGCGTCAGATTCCCGGCCGCGGCGACCACGATGTTCGGGGCCACGTACCGCCGTCGGTACCACCCGTTGATCGAGGTGCGGGTCAGCGCGTTGATGGAGGCGACGGTGCCCAGGATCGGGCGGCCCAATGGGCTGTCCCCGAACAGCTCCCCGGCGAAGGCCTCCTGCACCGCGTCGGCCGGGTCGTCCTCGTTCATCGCGATCTCCTCGAGGATCACCCCGCGCTCGCCGTCCACGTCGGCGCGGGCAATGAGCGAGGAGGTGACCATGTCGGCGATCACGTCGATGGCCAGGGGCAGGTCGCGGTCCAGCACCCGGGCGTAGTAGCAGGTGTACTCCTTGCTGGTGAACGCGTTCATCTCCCCGCCCACCGCATCCAGCGCGGAGGAGATGGTTAACGCGTCGCGGCGGGCGGTGCCCTTGAACAGCAAATGCTCGAGGTAGTGGGTGGCCCCGGCCAGCCGCGGCGTCTCGTCGCGCGAGCCCACCCCGACCCAGATGCCGAAGGTGGCCGAACGCACCGAGGGCATTTCCTCGGTGATGATGCGCAACCCGCCGGGCAGCACGGTGCGGCGCACCGCGCCGCCGTCCGCGCCGGGCGCCAGCAGCGTCCGGGTGGTGCCCGGACGCTGCTGCCCCAGATCGACGCTCGTCACTCGGCCGGGGCGTCCGCGGCGTCGCCGCCAGACTCCTCGCCCTCGATGACCGGGATCAGTGAGAGCTTGCCGCGTTGGTCGATCTCGGCGATCTCGACGAGCACCTTGGCCCCGACGGCCAGCACGTCCTCGACGTTGTCCACCCGCTTGCCGCCGGACAGCTTGCGCAACTGCGAGATGTGCAGCAGCCCGTCGCGACCCGGCACCAGGGAGACGAACGCACCGAACGTGGTGGTCTTGACCACCGTGCCCAGGTACCGCTCGCCGACCTCCGGCATGGTCGGGTTGGCGATCGCATTGATCGTGTTGCGCGCCGCCTCCGCCGCCGGACCGTTGGTCGCACCGACGTAGATGGTGCCGTCGTCCTCAATGGAGATTTCGGCGCCGGTGTCCGCCTGGATCTGGTTGATGATCTTGCCCTTCGGGCCGATCACCTCGCCGATCTTGTCCACCGGGATCTTGATGGTGATGATGCGCGGCGCGTATTCGCTCATCTCATCCGGACCGTCGATGGCCTCTTGCATGACCCCCAGGATGTGTAACCGGGCCTCCCGGGCCTGGGTCAGCGCACCGGCCAGCACCGAGGCGGGGATCCCGTCCAGCTTGGTGTCCAGCTGTAGGGCGGTGACGAAGTCCTTGGTGCCGGCCACCTTGAAGTCCATGTCGCCGAAGGCGTCCTCGGCGCCGAGGATGTCGGTGAGGGTGACGTACTCCCCGCCCTCGGAAACCAGACCCATCGCGATGCCCGCCACCGGTGCCTTGAGCGGGCAACCGGCGTTGAGCAGCGACAGCGTGGACGCGCACACCGAACCCATCGACGTCGAGCCGTTGGAACTCAGCGCCTCGGAGACCTGACGGATCGCGTACGGGAACTCCTCGCGCTTGGGCAGCACGGGCAGGATCGCCCGCTCGGCCAGCGCGCCGTGCCCGATCTCCCGGCGCTTGGGCGAACCCACGCGGCCGGTCTCCCCGGTGGAGTACGGCGGGAAGTTGTAGTTGTGCATGTAGCGCTTGGTTTTCTCCGGGTTGAGCGTGTCGATCATCTGCTCCATGCGCAGCATGTTCAGCGTGGTGACGCCCAGGATCTGGGTCTCGCCGCGCTCGAACAGCGCCGAGCCGTGCACCCGCGGGATGACCTCGACCTCGGCCTGCAGCTGGCGGATGTCGCGCAGCCCACGACCGTCGATGCGCACCTTGTCCTTGACGATCCGGGCCCGGACGGTTTTCTTGGTGACCGAGCGGAACGCGGCGGACAGCTCCTTCTCCCGGCCCTCGAACTGGGCGGAGAGCTTGGCGATGGTGTCCGCCTTCACCCGGTCCAGTTCGGTCTCGCGCTCCTGCTTGCCGGCGATCGCCATCGCGATGGCCAGCTGTCCGCTGGCCTCGGCAGTGACGGCCTCGAGCACGTCGTCCTGGTAATCCAGGAAGATCGGGAACTCGGCGGTGGGCTTGGCGGCCTTATCGGCCACCTCACGCTGCGCCGCGCACAGGGTGGCGATGAACG
This genomic stretch from Sporichthyaceae bacterium harbors:
- the dapB gene encoding 4-hydroxy-tetrahydrodipicolinate reductase, whose amino-acid sequence is MTIKVGVLGSAGRMGEETCRAVEGAEDMTLVARVDQDDRIETLAENGAQVAVDFTHPGVVMGNLEYLISHGISAVVGTTGFDEERLAQLRTWLAAKPEVGALIAPNFGIGAVLMMRFAAQAARFFESVEIVELHHPNKVDAPSGTARRTAEIIAASRSAAGLGAMPDATRTGLPGARGADADGVPVHAVRLRGLVAHQEVLFGDEGETLSIRHDSLHRSSFMPGVLLGIRRLAAGAPGLTVGLEAFLDLEG
- a CDS encoding polyribonucleotide nucleotidyltransferase; translated protein: MEGPEITFAEARIDNGSFGTRTVRFETGKLAQQAAGSAAVYLDGQTMILSATTVAKSPREGLDFFPLTVDVEERMYAAGRIPGSFFRREGRPSEDAILTCRLIDRPLRPTFAKGLRNEIQIVETVFALDPDDLYDVVAINGASMSTQLSGIPFSGPIGGVRVALIDDQWVAFPRHSELARAVFDMVVAGRVLEDGDVAIMMVEAEATTETIELIAGGATAPTEEVVAQGLEAAKPFIATLCAAQREVADKAAKPTAEFPIFLDYQDDVLEAVTAEASGQLAIAMAIAGKQERETELDRVKADTIAKLSAQFEGREKELSAAFRSVTKKTVRARIVKDKVRIDGRGLRDIRQLQAEVEVIPRVHGSALFERGETQILGVTTLNMLRMEQMIDTLNPEKTKRYMHNYNFPPYSTGETGRVGSPKRREIGHGALAERAILPVLPKREEFPYAIRQVSEALSSNGSTSMGSVCASTLSLLNAGCPLKAPVAGIAMGLVSEGGEYVTLTDILGAEDAFGDMDFKVAGTKDFVTALQLDTKLDGIPASVLAGALTQAREARLHILGVMQEAIDGPDEMSEYAPRIITIKIPVDKIGEVIGPKGKIINQIQADTGAEISIEDDGTIYVGATNGPAAEAARNTINAIANPTMPEVGERYLGTVVKTTTFGAFVSLVPGRDGLLHISQLRKLSGGKRVDNVEDVLAVGAKVLVEIAEIDQRGKLSLIPVIEGEESGGDAADAPAE
- a CDS encoding pitrilysin family protein; this translates as MTSVDLGQQRPGTTRTLLAPGADGGAVRRTVLPGGLRIITEEMPSVRSATFGIWVGVGSRDETPRLAGATHYLEHLLFKGTARRDALTISSALDAVGGEMNAFTSKEYTCYYARVLDRDLPLAIDVIADMVTSSLIARADVDGERGVILEEIAMNEDDPADAVQEAFAGELFGDSPLGRPILGTVASINALTRTSINGWYRRRYVAPNIVVAAAGNLTHRAVVRAVSAAFRAADALGPADTVPAAPRHGAQRLPGRAAVRVIERPTEQANLVLGVPGMARTDDRRFALGVLNSALGGGMSSRLFQEVREKRGLAYSVYSFAAHYAELGMFGVYAGCLPAKVDEVLDVCRTELARAAADGITAEELRRGIGSLKGGYVLGLEDTGQRMTRLGKSELAYGELLSIDEVLRRIDAVSLDDVRAVAADLLAAPQTLAVVGPFGPDRDFAAPAA